In one window of Prevotella sp. E13-17 DNA:
- a CDS encoding glutamine synthetase III, whose protein sequence is MTNNLRFQVVEEAFKKSAVNVEVPSERPSEYFGKYVFNREKMYKYLPKDIYDKLVDVIDNGARLDRSIADAVAAGMKQWAIEMGCTHYTHWFQPLTEGTAEKHDAFVEHDGKGGMMEKFSGKLLVQQEPDASSFPNGGIRNTFEARGYSAWDPTSPVFIIDDTLCIPTIFIAYTGEALDYKAPLLRAIHAVSKAAKDVCQYFYDDVTKVQVNLGWEQEYFLVDEGLYSARPDLLMTGRTLMGHESAKNQQMDDHYFGTIPDRVQAFMKDLEIQSLELAIPVKTRHNEVAPNQFELAPIFEECNLAVDHNMLLMSLMKKVARKHGFRVLLHEKPFDGINGSGKHNNWSLSADNGVLLHAPGKTPEENLRFVTFIVETLMAVYKHNGLLKASIMSATNAHRLGGNEAPPAIISSFLGTQLTELLNHIETSETNELFNLKGKQGMVIDIPQIPDLIVDNTDRNRTSPFAFTGNRFEFRAPGSSVNCASAMIALNAAMAEALISFKERVDAKIAKGEDKIQALLEVLKDDVKTCKPIRFDGNGYSEEWVKEAAKRGLDVEKSCPVIFEHYLDESSIKMFESTKVMNKKELEARNEVKWEMYVKTVQIEARVLGDLAMNHIIPVATHYQSKLIKNVQGMKEVFDVERAKRLSSRNLKLIEEIAERTEKIEQLVDDLTEARRVANRIEDIHQRAIAYHDTVCPKMEAIRYEVDKLELIVEDGLWTLPKYRELLFIR, encoded by the coding sequence ATGACAAACAATTTAAGATTTCAGGTAGTGGAAGAGGCGTTCAAGAAGAGCGCCGTCAACGTGGAAGTACCCAGCGAACGTCCGTCAGAGTATTTCGGCAAGTATGTGTTCAACCGCGAGAAAATGTACAAGTACCTGCCGAAAGACATCTACGACAAACTGGTGGATGTGATTGACAATGGGGCTCGTCTCGATCGCTCGATAGCCGACGCCGTGGCTGCCGGCATGAAGCAATGGGCCATAGAGATGGGATGCACCCACTACACCCACTGGTTTCAGCCTCTGACCGAGGGCACTGCCGAGAAGCACGACGCCTTTGTTGAGCACGACGGCAAGGGAGGCATGATGGAGAAATTCTCGGGTAAGTTGTTGGTTCAGCAGGAACCTGATGCCAGTTCATTCCCTAATGGTGGCATCCGCAACACCTTTGAGGCACGCGGCTACTCAGCATGGGACCCCACCAGCCCTGTCTTCATTATCGACGACACACTGTGTATCCCCACCATATTCATCGCCTATACGGGTGAAGCCCTTGACTATAAGGCTCCCCTGCTCCGTGCCATCCATGCCGTGAGCAAGGCAGCCAAGGACGTTTGCCAATATTTCTATGACGACGTGACCAAGGTGCAAGTGAACCTGGGCTGGGAACAAGAGTATTTCCTGGTGGACGAGGGCCTCTACTCTGCCCGCCCTGACCTGCTGATGACGGGTCGCACCCTGATGGGCCACGAGAGCGCCAAGAACCAGCAGATGGACGACCACTACTTTGGCACCATCCCCGACCGCGTACAGGCATTCATGAAAGACTTGGAAATACAGTCTCTGGAGTTGGCCATCCCCGTGAAGACACGTCACAACGAAGTGGCTCCCAACCAATTTGAGTTGGCCCCCATCTTTGAGGAGTGCAATCTGGCAGTTGACCACAACATGCTACTGATGTCGCTGATGAAGAAGGTGGCACGCAAGCATGGCTTCCGCGTGCTACTGCACGAAAAGCCGTTCGATGGCATCAATGGCAGTGGTAAGCACAATAACTGGAGCCTTAGCGCCGACAATGGCGTATTGCTGCATGCACCGGGCAAAACACCTGAAGAGAACCTGCGTTTCGTGACCTTTATCGTGGAGACACTGATGGCGGTATATAAGCACAATGGCCTGCTGAAGGCTTCTATCATGAGCGCCACCAATGCCCATCGTCTGGGTGGCAACGAGGCGCCTCCTGCCATCATATCGAGCTTCCTGGGCACGCAGCTCACGGAACTGCTGAACCACATTGAGACATCAGAGACCAACGAATTGTTCAACCTGAAAGGCAAACAAGGCATGGTCATTGACATTCCTCAGATTCCCGACCTCATCGTGGACAATACCGACCGTAACCGCACATCGCCATTTGCCTTCACAGGCAATCGCTTTGAGTTCCGTGCACCTGGTTCGAGCGTTAACTGTGCCAGCGCCATGATAGCCCTCAACGCTGCTATGGCCGAGGCCCTGATTTCGTTCAAGGAGCGCGTGGATGCCAAGATTGCCAAGGGCGAAGACAAAATTCAGGCGCTGCTTGAGGTATTGAAGGACGATGTAAAGACGTGTAAGCCCATTCGCTTCGATGGCAACGGATACAGCGAGGAATGGGTGAAGGAGGCTGCCAAACGCGGACTCGACGTAGAGAAGTCATGCCCCGTGATCTTCGAGCACTATCTGGACGAGTCGAGCATCAAGATGTTTGAGAGCACCAAGGTGATGAACAAGAAGGAGCTGGAGGCCCGCAACGAGGTAAAATGGGAAATGTACGTCAAAACCGTACAGATAGAGGCTCGCGTATTGGGTGATTTAGCTATGAACCACATTATACCAGTGGCCACCCACTACCAGTCGAAACTGATCAAAAACGTGCAGGGCATGAAAGAGGTCTTTGACGTTGAGCGCGCCAAACGACTGTCAAGCCGTAACTTGAAACTCATCGAAGAGATTGCCGAGCGTACGGAGAAAATTGAGCAGTTGGTTGATGATCTTACCGAGGCCCGTCGCGTGGCAAACCGCATTGAGGACATCCACCAACGTGCCATTGCCTACC
- a CDS encoding carbon-nitrogen hydrolase, protein MKIGIIQQHNTADREDNKRRLAEKVRKVAREGAELVVLQELHNGLYFCQVEDVNLFDQAEPIPGPSTEFYGALAKELGVVIVTSLFERRSAGLYHNTAVVMEKDGTIAGKYRKMHIPDDPGYYEKFYFTPGDLGFEPIQTSVGKLGVLVCWDQWYPEAARLMALAGAELLIYPTAIGYDPHDTREEQERQRMAWQTVQRGHAVANGLPVVTVNRVGDEDGVPFWGTSFVAGPQGELLYEAPTDQETEAVVEVDMKRSEQVRRWWPFLRDRRIEAYGDIMKRFRD, encoded by the coding sequence ATGAAGATAGGAATCATTCAACAGCACAACACGGCCGACCGCGAGGATAACAAGCGGAGACTGGCCGAGAAGGTAAGAAAGGTGGCACGCGAGGGCGCTGAACTCGTGGTGCTGCAGGAGTTGCACAACGGGCTGTACTTCTGTCAGGTGGAGGACGTGAACCTCTTCGACCAAGCAGAGCCTATCCCCGGACCCTCCACCGAGTTCTACGGCGCACTCGCCAAGGAGCTGGGCGTGGTGATCGTGACCTCGCTCTTCGAGCGTCGCTCTGCAGGATTGTATCATAACACCGCGGTGGTTATGGAGAAAGACGGCACGATTGCCGGCAAGTATCGCAAGATGCACATCCCCGACGACCCTGGCTACTACGAGAAGTTCTACTTCACACCCGGTGACCTGGGCTTTGAACCCATCCAGACCTCGGTAGGAAAGCTGGGCGTGCTGGTGTGCTGGGACCAGTGGTATCCCGAGGCAGCGCGACTGATGGCATTGGCTGGTGCCGAGTTGCTCATCTACCCCACCGCCATAGGCTACGACCCACACGACACGCGTGAGGAGCAGGAGCGCCAGCGCATGGCGTGGCAGACGGTGCAGCGCGGACATGCTGTGGCCAACGGTCTGCCTGTGGTGACGGTGAACCGTGTAGGCGACGAGGACGGTGTGCCTTTCTGGGGCACTTCGTTTGTGGCTGGTCCGCAGGGTGAGTTGCTCTACGAGGCGCCCACCGACCAGGAGACGGAGGCTGTTGTCGAGGTGGACATGAAGCGCTCGGAGCAGGTGCGTCGCTGGTGGCCTTTCTTGCGTGATCGCAGAATCGAGGCTTATGGCGACATCATGAAGCGTTTCAGAGATTAG
- a CDS encoding agmatine deiminase family protein — translation MKTNKRRMLAEWEAQSMVQLTWPHKDTDWAPILPEITAVYRNLAREIGKREALLIVAPEELSAELGNLENASITSFTSNDTWARDHGFITVEEDQQLVLLDFQFNGWGEKFEAELDNQINRYLYDQGLVNGDYEQHLDFVLEGGSIESDGQGTVFTTSCCLMAPHRNQPLTQLEIEERLKAWLGAERIVWLNHGSLIGDDTDGHIDTLVRICPNDTIVYTGGDEAHPDLALMEEELRGLRTTDGKPYRLLKLPLPRPIYDDGDRLPATYANYLIVNGAVLMPTYNQPDLDAEAMRVVGEAFPDREIVGIDCRAVVKQHGSLHCCTMQYY, via the coding sequence ATGAAAACTAACAAGAGACGGATGCTGGCCGAATGGGAGGCACAAAGCATGGTGCAACTGACATGGCCTCACAAGGACACGGACTGGGCACCGATACTGCCAGAGATCACGGCTGTCTATAGAAACTTGGCTCGCGAAATAGGTAAGCGCGAGGCATTGCTCATCGTCGCACCTGAAGAGCTAAGCGCCGAGCTTGGTAACCTGGAAAATGCGAGCATCACTTCTTTCACTTCTAACGATACGTGGGCACGCGACCACGGCTTCATCACCGTCGAGGAGGACCAGCAACTGGTGCTGCTCGATTTTCAGTTTAATGGCTGGGGAGAGAAGTTCGAGGCTGAGCTGGACAATCAAATCAACAGATACTTGTATGACCAGGGATTGGTAAATGGAGACTATGAGCAGCATCTGGACTTTGTGCTGGAGGGTGGCTCGATAGAGAGCGACGGACAGGGCACGGTGTTTACGACCAGCTGCTGTCTGATGGCGCCACACCGCAACCAGCCTCTGACGCAACTGGAGATAGAGGAGCGACTGAAAGCATGGTTGGGGGCGGAACGCATCGTGTGGCTGAACCACGGCAGTCTGATTGGCGACGACACCGACGGGCACATCGACACGCTGGTACGCATCTGCCCTAACGACACCATAGTATATACGGGTGGAGACGAGGCGCATCCTGACTTGGCGCTGATGGAGGAAGAGCTAAGGGGACTGCGCACCACGGATGGCAAGCCCTACCGCCTGCTGAAGCTGCCCCTGCCCCGCCCCATCTATGATGATGGCGACAGGTTGCCTGCTACGTATGCCAACTACCTCATCGTGAATGGGGCGGTGCTGATGCCTACCTACAATCAGCCTGACCTCGATGCCGAGGCGATGCGCGTGGTGGGCGAGGCGTTCCCCGACCGTGAGATTGTGGGGATAGACTGTAGGGCTGTCGTGAAGCAGCATGGGTCGCTGCATTGTTGCACGATGCAATATTATTGA
- a CDS encoding smalltalk protein, translating into MKNKIETWKFIVQTIIAVLTAIATSLGVASCMN; encoded by the coding sequence ATGAAAAACAAAATTGAAACTTGGAAGTTTATCGTGCAGACCATCATCGCCGTGCTCACGGCGATCGCCACTAGCCTCGGCGTGGCTAGTTGTATGAATTGA
- a CDS encoding HU family DNA-binding protein: protein MRFKKYQNKVKNSKMFGKWYGRAVVSEVVTTDQLADEIQRNASVKKSDVKAVLCELSEVMNQKLIQGGRVVLDGIGAFKIAISTTGADTEKEFTANNIKSIRIAFQPETRVVDNHRIKSMLNGIHIREQDKYGSEAEEQENED, encoded by the coding sequence ATGCGATTCAAAAAGTATCAAAACAAGGTAAAAAACTCAAAAATGTTTGGCAAGTGGTACGGACGTGCCGTTGTCAGCGAAGTAGTGACCACCGACCAGCTCGCCGACGAGATTCAGCGCAACGCCTCGGTCAAGAAATCTGACGTGAAAGCCGTGCTCTGCGAACTGAGCGAGGTGATGAACCAAAAGTTGATTCAGGGTGGTCGTGTGGTGCTCGACGGCATTGGTGCCTTCAAGATAGCCATCTCCACCACGGGAGCCGACACCGAGAAGGAGTTCACCGCCAACAACATCAAGAGCATCCGCATTGCCTTTCAGCCCGAGACCCGCGTGGTGGACAACCATCGCATCAAGTCCATGCTCAACGGTATCCACATTCGCGAGCAGGACAAGTATGGCAGCGAGGCGGAGGAGCAGGAGAATGAGGACTAA
- a CDS encoding CHC2 zinc finger domain-containing protein, protein MEKHELQKLRDLPIEGVAERLGLRVVRHKCLCPFHDDSHPSLSFKVSKNTYRCFVCGASGGTIDLVMRHLHMDFKAACHWLADEHNIILDEWKQQEVTTPLPHREGLGVSLHRYERFFEHPFLNDEARRFLYEERRLDERVVRWCRLTSWRDKQGVPWLQIPYYNREGKLVGVQNRNLVRGALPRFRFPQGSQCGIYNLPVLNMLRPGEQLFITEGCSDCWAMLSAGHKAIAIPSATLLTQKDKELLRSLSSSLLGRTGGGFHMFPDRDAPGERLFLQLKEVLPNLQHHQLPPGYKDFGEYYRSLH, encoded by the coding sequence ATGGAAAAGCATGAATTGCAAAAGCTCCGCGACCTCCCCATCGAGGGGGTCGCCGAGCGACTCGGACTGAGGGTAGTGAGGCACAAGTGCCTCTGCCCCTTTCACGACGACAGCCACCCTAGTCTCTCGTTCAAGGTGAGCAAGAACACGTACCGTTGCTTCGTGTGCGGAGCCTCGGGTGGCACCATCGACCTGGTGATGCGCCACCTGCACATGGACTTCAAAGCCGCCTGCCATTGGCTGGCCGACGAACATAACATCATCCTCGATGAATGGAAGCAGCAAGAGGTAACCACTCCCCTCCCTCACAGGGAGGGGTTGGGGGTGAGTCTTCATCGCTACGAACGCTTCTTTGAGCATCCCTTTCTGAACGACGAGGCACGCAGGTTCCTCTACGAGGAGCGTCGTTTGGATGAGCGCGTGGTTCGTTGGTGCCGCCTCACGTCGTGGCGCGACAAGCAAGGTGTGCCCTGGCTGCAAATACCTTATTATAATCGCGAAGGCAAACTAGTGGGCGTGCAGAACAGGAATCTGGTGCGTGGCGCCCTGCCCCGCTTCCGCTTCCCGCAGGGCTCGCAATGCGGCATCTACAACCTGCCTGTGTTGAACATGCTGCGACCGGGCGAACAGCTCTTCATCACCGAGGGCTGCTCTGACTGCTGGGCCATGCTCTCGGCGGGTCACAAGGCCATCGCCATTCCCTCTGCCACCCTGCTCACGCAAAAAGACAAGGAACTGCTTCGTAGTCTTAGCTCCTCCCTCTTGGGGAGGACGGGAGGGGGTTTCCACATGTTTCCCGATCGTGATGCGCCTGGCGAGCGTCTGTTCCTACAGTTGAAGGAGGTGTTGCCCAATCTGCAGCACCACCAGCTTCCCCCTGGCTACAAGGACTTCGGGGAGTATTATAGGAGCCTCCACTAG
- a CDS encoding HNH endonuclease signature motif containing protein, whose product MDLFSSLEIRECDYKDEHYSAREDGAVMRHRRVGKPKRRLDNVWTRGTPGAGGYLCIAGERVNRIVATAFHGLPPDEQYVADHIDTNCQNNRPDNLRWVTKQDNLLENEITRKKIELVCGSIEAFKENPSLLYGKEKKTNSWMRSVTQEEAKNSLENWTLWARTALPNPNYKECEHQIGEWIYDKPIAKSSRTPSFSFTGHVRNKTEIPIKEAYESNIMDTEEWLAKTFGNKENKIDVPSNGDWDTIEGSDSLEYTETDYISDSLTPLAKQKNWRTPSEFPCCPQQFSGNPLEVYMNGLEEGKLFCTSKYGDSHVLQFGMTQDSCLWVMCRVHIGPNTHAFTKITFEDGFFCHENVGAFDIGDEPEKLFKSILSGEIEI is encoded by the coding sequence ATGGATTTGTTTTCTTCGCTGGAAATTAGGGAGTGCGACTATAAGGATGAACATTATTCGGCTCGTGAAGATGGGGCAGTCATGCGTCATCGTAGGGTAGGAAAACCTAAGCGGAGACTTGATAATGTTTGGACTCGAGGTACCCCTGGTGCTGGTGGGTATCTTTGTATTGCTGGTGAACGTGTAAATAGAATTGTTGCAACGGCTTTCCATGGGTTACCCCCAGATGAACAGTATGTAGCAGATCATATTGATACGAATTGCCAAAACAACAGGCCAGATAATTTACGATGGGTAACAAAACAAGATAATCTTCTAGAAAATGAGATTACTCGCAAGAAGATTGAACTGGTATGTGGAAGTATTGAAGCTTTTAAAGAAAACCCATCGTTGCTTTATGGGAAAGAAAAGAAGACCAATTCTTGGATGAGAAGTGTTACCCAAGAAGAAGCAAAGAACAGTTTAGAAAATTGGACGCTATGGGCTAGAACGGCATTGCCTAATCCTAATTATAAAGAATGTGAGCATCAGATTGGAGAATGGATTTATGATAAGCCTATTGCCAAATCATCAAGAACGCCATCTTTTTCATTTACGGGGCATGTTAGAAATAAAACAGAAATACCAATAAAAGAAGCATACGAAAGTAATATTATGGATACAGAGGAATGGCTCGCTAAGACCTTTGGAAACAAGGAAAATAAGATAGACGTGCCATCGAATGGAGATTGGGATACAATTGAAGGTTCTGATAGTTTAGAATATACGGAAACTGATTACATATCTGATTCTCTGACCCCGCTTGCAAAACAAAAGAATTGGCGAACGCCTTCAGAGTTCCCTTGTTGTCCTCAGCAATTTTCTGGTAATCCTCTTGAAGTGTACATGAATGGCCTGGAGGAAGGGAAATTATTTTGCACAAGCAAATATGGAGATTCGCATGTTTTGCAATTTGGAATGACTCAGGATAGTTGTTTGTGGGTTATGTGTCGTGTTCATATTGGCCCCAATACACATGCTTTTACCAAAATTACATTTGAGGATGGATTCTTTTGTCATGAGAATGTAGGCGCTTTTGACATAGGTGATGAACCTGAAAAATTATTTAAGTCTATACTAAGTGGAGAAATAGAGATATGA
- a CDS encoding Abi family protein: protein MHYNKQPLSLADQINILKQRGLIFGDEQKALTILNYISYFRLASYWRVMEVNSHPHIFRQGSRFESVLELYNFDMELRALVFNAIQHIEIAARTKINQHFAITYGAFWFIDATLAANPGLYQKNLDTLRTELNRSHDDFILEHFRKYDSPDFPPSWKTLEVASFGTLSKLYKNMNNFNVMKRVARDFDMPQHEYLRSWLESLTVVRNCCAHHARLWNAHFPVRPKMTPRMRQKWITDFSFPDDRLYPQLCCITYWLNSINPANTFVKEFKALLAKYPTVNPLQMGFTRNWQNEPLWQ, encoded by the coding sequence ATGCACTATAACAAACAACCACTATCCCTCGCTGACCAGATAAATATTCTGAAGCAACGAGGGTTAATTTTTGGAGACGAACAAAAGGCTTTAACCATCTTGAACTATATCAGTTACTTCCGCCTCGCAAGTTATTGGAGGGTAATGGAAGTTAATAGCCACCCACATATATTCCGTCAAGGTAGCCGATTTGAGAGTGTACTCGAACTCTATAATTTTGACATGGAGCTTCGCGCTCTTGTTTTCAATGCCATCCAACACATAGAGATTGCTGCACGAACAAAAATCAATCAGCATTTCGCTATTACCTATGGCGCTTTCTGGTTCATTGACGCAACACTAGCTGCCAATCCAGGTCTATACCAAAAGAATCTTGATACACTAAGAACTGAGTTGAATAGAAGTCACGATGACTTTATTTTAGAGCATTTCAGAAAGTATGATTCACCTGACTTCCCGCCATCTTGGAAGACTCTTGAAGTGGCTTCGTTTGGAACATTGTCTAAGTTGTATAAGAACATGAATAACTTTAATGTGATGAAACGTGTTGCGCGCGACTTTGACATGCCACAACATGAATACTTACGCAGTTGGCTTGAAAGTCTTACAGTTGTGCGCAACTGTTGTGCTCACCATGCTCGTCTGTGGAATGCTCACTTCCCTGTACGCCCCAAAATGACCCCTCGAATGAGACAAAAATGGATTACAGATTTTTCTTTCCCTGACGATCGTTTGTATCCACAGTTATGCTGTATTACCTATTGGTTGAATAGTATTAATCCTGCAAATACTTTTGTAAAAGAGTTCAAGGCATTGCTTGCTAAATATCCGACAGTAAATCCTCTCCAGATGGGCTTTACTCGAAATTGGCAGAATGAACCACTCTGGCAATAA
- a CDS encoding ABC transporter ATP-binding protein — translation MVLELNETLIEGAERTVSMLAEEGQMICLTGGSAQIRTGLLLAMMGLRAVKSGYVCIDGEPLSAEMADEFRALMAYAPDRLTAEGEVKRYEPPTVQEVFELKANRELPISNGLLAEEMKRTGTVGDKARLLAVAVLRQKPILLVDNPAAACADYLQRLAQQGGKLVIATSTEQAIVAASDMVVEL, via the coding sequence ATGGTGCTGGAACTGAACGAAACACTGATAGAGGGAGCCGAAAGGACGGTGTCGATGCTCGCCGAAGAGGGACAGATGATTTGTCTCACGGGGGGCAGCGCGCAGATCCGAACGGGACTGTTGCTGGCTATGATGGGCTTGAGGGCGGTGAAGAGTGGCTACGTGTGCATAGATGGCGAACCATTGTCGGCAGAGATGGCCGACGAGTTTAGGGCGCTGATGGCATATGCTCCCGATCGGTTGACGGCCGAGGGTGAGGTGAAGCGCTATGAGCCGCCCACGGTTCAAGAGGTGTTCGAGCTGAAGGCCAACCGCGAGTTGCCTATCTCTAATGGCTTATTGGCTGAAGAAATGAAACGTACGGGTACGGTGGGCGACAAGGCACGCTTGCTGGCTGTGGCGGTGCTGAGGCAAAAGCCTATTCTGCTGGTTGACAATCCCGCTGCGGCATGTGCCGACTACTTGCAGAGACTGGCACAGCAGGGGGGAAAGCTTGTGATAGCGACGAGCACAGAACAGGCGATTGTGGCTGCCTCTGATATGGTGGTGGAACTGTAG
- a CDS encoding ABC transporter permease, with product MEIQSMIGVVLLLLLLAGAVAVLAWTDHKSLWRVLKAFASLTLQLMVVGGGAWAVYHYNTMWISGLWLATMLILATGWCMMEGRLKHRNMLIPVAGAVTGGCLLAGGLLMWCFGSKTMVPVVGVLLYYLTVSVVRMMQTYANSLRHTVAHRAYLTANGATRIETLMPSVKRALRASVMAQIKQMAQPLVVAMPTLFCGMLLGGVQPLFAVVAMLLLTAAAFVASVVATLLFLILAERFSSLGK from the coding sequence ATGGAAATACAATCAATGATAGGTGTGGTGTTGCTGCTTTTGCTGCTGGCTGGAGCCGTGGCTGTATTGGCATGGACGGACCATAAGTCGCTGTGGCGCGTGTTGAAGGCTTTTGCCTCGTTGACGCTGCAATTGATGGTGGTGGGCGGCGGCGCCTGGGCGGTGTACCACTACAACACTATGTGGATTAGTGGGCTGTGGCTTGCCACCATGTTGATACTGGCTACGGGCTGGTGTATGATGGAAGGCCGACTGAAGCATCGCAACATGCTGATACCTGTGGCTGGAGCCGTGACGGGAGGTTGTCTGCTGGCGGGTGGCTTGCTGATGTGGTGCTTTGGTAGCAAGACGATGGTTCCAGTGGTAGGTGTGCTGTTATACTACTTGACGGTGTCTGTGGTTCGGATGATGCAGACTTACGCCAATAGCTTGAGGCATACTGTTGCACATCGGGCCTACCTCACAGCCAATGGAGCAACACGCATAGAGACGCTGATGCCCAGCGTGAAACGGGCCCTGAGGGCCTCGGTGATGGCACAGATAAAACAAATGGCACAGCCACTGGTTGTGGCTATGCCAACATTGTTTTGCGGTATGCTGCTGGGCGGTGTGCAACCACTGTTTGCGGTGGTGGCCATGCTGCTGCTGACGGCAGCTGCCTTTGTGGCCTCGGTTGTGGCTACACTACTATTCTTGATATTGGCCGAGCGCTTCTCGTCACTGGGCAAGTAG
- the thrC gene encoding threonine synthase yields the protein MKYYSTNGKAPVADLHKAVVKGLAEDRGLYMPELINKLPKQFFDDMSKMSFQDIAYNVASAFFGDDVDLDSLQDLVYDTLQFPCPVVKVKENIYSLELFHGPTLAFKDVGARFMARLLQYFIKQEGKHETVNVLVATSGDTGSAVANGFLGVEGIHVYVLYPKGKVSPIQECQFTTLGQNITAIEVDGVFDDCQRLVKSAFMDAELNNHMKLTSANSINVARFLPQAFYYFNAVAQLSALGHQTSDITICVPSGNFGNICAALFGHQMGMPVKRFIAANNANDIFFNYLQTGQYNPKPSKQTLANAMDVGDPSNFARIINLYSENGKLSPEETHQRITSLISGATYSDEQIKETMRQCYKETGYILDPHGACGYRALEEQLKPGEIGIFCETAHPAKFKEKVDEILGIDVEIPARLAAFMKGQKQSVPMTKDFADFKAFLLAQ from the coding sequence ATGAAATACTATAGCACCAATGGAAAAGCCCCTGTGGCAGACCTGCACAAGGCCGTGGTGAAAGGCTTGGCCGAAGACCGCGGACTCTACATGCCCGAGCTTATCAACAAGTTGCCGAAACAGTTCTTCGACGACATGTCGAAGATGTCGTTTCAGGATATCGCCTACAACGTAGCCAGCGCTTTCTTTGGCGACGATGTGGACCTCGACAGCCTGCAAGACCTGGTCTATGACACCCTGCAGTTCCCCTGCCCCGTTGTCAAGGTGAAAGAAAACATCTACTCACTGGAACTCTTCCACGGTCCAACCTTGGCATTCAAAGATGTGGGTGCACGCTTCATGGCTCGCCTGCTGCAATACTTTATCAAACAAGAAGGAAAACATGAGACGGTCAATGTCCTCGTAGCTACCAGTGGCGACACAGGTTCGGCTGTAGCCAACGGCTTCTTAGGAGTAGAAGGCATTCACGTGTATGTGCTCTACCCTAAAGGCAAGGTAAGCCCCATCCAGGAGTGTCAGTTCACCACGCTGGGCCAGAACATCACCGCCATCGAGGTAGATGGCGTCTTCGACGATTGTCAGCGGCTGGTCAAGAGTGCCTTCATGGATGCTGAACTCAACAATCACATGAAGCTTACCTCGGCCAACTCTATCAACGTGGCACGTTTCCTGCCTCAGGCGTTCTACTACTTCAATGCAGTAGCTCAACTCTCAGCCCTCGGCCATCAGACATCAGACATCACCATCTGCGTGCCCTCAGGCAACTTCGGCAACATCTGTGCTGCCCTCTTCGGTCATCAGATGGGCATGCCCGTGAAGCGCTTCATCGCTGCCAACAATGCCAACGATATCTTCTTCAACTACCTGCAGACGGGTCAGTATAACCCCAAGCCCTCTAAGCAGACACTGGCAAATGCCATGGACGTAGGCGACCCCTCAAACTTCGCCCGCATCATCAACCTCTACAGCGAGAATGGCAAACTCTCGCCCGAGGAGACCCACCAGCGCATCACCTCGCTCATCAGCGGTGCCACCTATAGCGACGAGCAGATCAAGGAGACCATGCGCCAGTGCTACAAGGAGACGGGCTATATCCTCGACCCGCACGGTGCCTGTGGCTATCGTGCCCTCGAAGAGCAACTCAAGCCCGGCGAGATAGGCATTTTCTGTGAGACTGCCCATCCAGCTAAGTTTAAAGAGAAAGTCGATGAGATACTGGGCATCGATGTTGAGATACCCGCACGACTGGCAGCCTTCATGAAGGGACAAAAGCAAAGTGTGCCCATGACGAAGGACTTTGCCGACTTCAAGGCCTTCCTACTTGCCCAGTGA